In Rana temporaria chromosome 3, aRanTem1.1, whole genome shotgun sequence, a single window of DNA contains:
- the LOC120930796 gene encoding uncharacterized protein LOC120930796 encodes MSALDEADTEADEEDIEAVLEKTAEDFSPTEAETSGNMLANMKKLTTAIYKRPWLDSPPSFHAPLVCDTEDGDNEDRERREKLLHDGGGLDVAEVLDTGLSDITTEVNVFFPIQGAADILLDVNTAHNFLQISNDRKTVSKSDIDQNHSETPERFQDCAQVLSSQSFSSGRHYWEVDFGGSHRWRVGMCYPSIDRRGKQSGIGCNNKSWCLYRDGGLRRMVHNSKKIPLSTNISSNRVRIDLDYEAGQISFYDLCDPIRHLHTFTTTFTEPLHAGIGVWKGWIKICSGNQEMGEICPETGDITGRISSAKNPEQGQAVAADPTKKGEGTQQHVPKELNRRAAASLAIFLTRMFLSDDQRSSSGLEQDPTMPSRGGTAKTALGQKVTNRKSNTIGATKLVKGFPDPLGEEPVVKNHSSVCQASGGKLEQVPAAMPAVASIKMVPEPHPEKFQEQKASRTPLFNPVAQTKDLEEPMEGPIGPKIKGSIEGKEQSRTREASDEETARLSGEHLKWESAALERIISEYCSSEGGVRGQAELAYTSASDLVNHVGFGFPAGNSDLQDIFTGGTLNSEIDSE; translated from the exons ATGTCTGCCCTAGATGAGGCAGACACAGAAGCGGATGAAGAGGACATTGAGGCAGTGTTGGAGAAAACTGCTGAAGATTTTTCTCCCACAGAAGCGGAAACTTCAGGCAACATGCTTGCTAACATGAAGAAGCTCACTACTGCCATCTACAAAAGACCTTGGCTTGATTCTCCTCCGTCTTTCCATGCCCCTTTGG tgtgtgatactgaggatggagataatgaggacagagagagacgtgagaagctcctccatgatggagggggtctggatgTGGCGGAGGTCTTAGACACAGGTTTATCTGATATAACAACAGAGGTAAATGTATTCTTCCCTATACAGggagctgcagacatattactggatgtaAACACAGCTCATAATTTTCTACAGATATCAAATGACAGGAAAACTGTATCCAAGTCAGATATAGACCAGAATCATTCAGAAACACCAGAGAGATTTCAAGATTGTGCTCAGGTGTTGAGCAGTCAGAGTTTCTCctcagggagacattactgggaagtggatTTTGGGGGATCACATAGATGGAGAGTTGggatgtgttaccccagtatagaTAGGAGAGGAAAACAGTCAGGGATTGGATGCAATAACAAGTCCTGGTgtttgtacagggatggtggtctGCGTAGGATGGTACATAACAGTAAAAAGATCCCCTTGTCCACTAATAtctccagtaacagagtcaggatagatctggattatgaggccgggcagatctccttttatgatctgtgtgacccgatccgacacctccacaccttcaccaccaccttcactgagcccctccatgctgggATAGGTGTATGGAAAGGTTGGATAAAGATATGTAGTGGGAATCAGGAGATGGGAGAAATCTGcccagagactggtgacatcacagggAGGATATCTAGTGCCAAGAACCCCGAGCAAGGGCAAGCTGTTGCAGCGGACCCTACTAAGAAGGGAGAAGGAACTCAGCAACATGTTCCTAAGGAACTGAATCGAAGGGCTGCTGCATCACTAGCAATATTTCTAACTAGGATGTTCTTGagcgatgaccagaggtcatccTCAGGACTTGAGCAGGACCCTACCATGCCATCTAGGGGGGGCACAGCTAAGACAGCCTTGGGGCAAAAGGTGACAAATAGGAAGAGCAATACTATTGGGGCTACTAAGTTGGTGAAGGGGTTTCCTGACCCTTTGGGGGAAGAACCTGTAGTGAAGAATCATAGCTCTGTCTGCCAGGCATCGGGAGGAAAACTAGAGCAGGTGCCTGCTGCAATGCCAGCAGTGGCTTCCATAAAGATGGTCCCTGAACCCCATCCTGAGAAATTCCAGGAGCAGAAGGCTTCAAGGACCCCACTTTTCAATCCTGTTGCCCAGACTAAGGACCTGGAGGAACCCATGGAGGGACCCATTGGCCCAAAAATCAAGGGCAGCATAGAGGGAAAGGAGCAGAGCCGCACTAGAGAGGCGAGTGATGAGGAGACTGCACGTCTCTCAGGGGAGCACCTAAAGTGGGAGTCTGCTGCATTAGAGAGAATCATTTCAGAATACTGTTCCAGTGAAGGAGGAGTTCGGGGCCAGGCAGAGTTGGCATATACTTCTGCCTCGGACCTGGTCAACCATGTTGGGTTCGGGTTCCCTGCTGGGAATTCAGACTTGCAGGATATTTTCACTGGAGGAACTTTAAACTCTGAAATTGACTCAGAGTAA